The Bacillus sp. Y1 genome includes the window CCCAGACTCTGAAACTAGAACCGAACCAGTCGTTAAATACACATTGCCCTGACGTTGAATTGTATTTATCGCACTATAATGGTCCGTTGGATGATCGGCATCGTAGAATAGGGTGTCTGCTGCTTGATTTCCTTCTACATCCACAATTCGTAGCACCTGTCCTGGCTCAAGAATTTGTGTCCATCCTTCTCCAGCAGGAACGATATAATTATCAATCGCTTCCTCTACCTGTCTTTCACTAACCTTGTATTGTAAAGTGGCCATTAGTTTGTTCCTCCTTTTGTTAGCAAAACATAATCCCATGTGTTTTCAAATGCACGACGGTTTTCCGGACGATGGTTTACACAAATATCGTTCTCCTCAACAGGAGCTGCATCGGTGATCATTATCTCGACAGGAACAGAAGGATAATTAGAACTTGGGTCAAGCGGATTTGGTGTGTTTGATAAAATAATAAGAACATCCATTTCGGCTCTCAATGTAATGGTGTCACCCTTTTTGGAATGACCTGAGGCAAAATGAAGTGAACCATCTTCCTTGCAAGATACTTTTGAAAATAAATTAACAACGGGGATCAGATCTCTGTTCGTTAATCCATTTCGGAACAATTCAACGGCAAAGTTTTCCTCCCCACTTCGATACCAATCATTTCTTTGTTCTTGATAAGACGT containing:
- a CDS encoding urea amidolyase associated protein UAAP1, whose protein sequence is MSKVLTKIIPAGGKWSTKIRSGKQLTFTALGEGANLSLLLYNADDTSERYNMPDTLKAQHTAHLTTGNVLMSDNGRVLASIIDDSLGWHDTISGYATRLMIDERYGKTSYQEQRNDWYRSGEENFAVELFRNGLTNRDLIPVVNLFSKVSCKEDGSLHFASGHSKKGDTITLRAEMDVLIILSNTPNPLDPSSNYPSVPVEIMITDAAPVEENDICVNHRPENRRAFENTWDYVLLTKGGTN